The Drosophila innubila isolate TH190305 chromosome 3R unlocalized genomic scaffold, UK_Dinn_1.0 2_E_3R, whole genome shotgun sequence genome has a segment encoding these proteins:
- the LOC117790583 gene encoding uncharacterized protein LOC117790583, translated as MKMSHANLKAMPTKAVAAINVTSFKKPSKVSRAAYSGASGPLLTLLLLLVAILFCIGNFGLVEGLKCHMCGEYNEGVGSITPCSNYSKEIEHLYLKECKKKSEKFCVKYVSELSTVRDCATECVEKEIWETQTYCCTEDGCNSGGHLKYSIVLLTIPFFNIIWSILHNYLKVRR; from the exons ATGAAAATGTCGCACGCTAACCTAAAAGCAATGCCAACAAAAGCCGTCGCTGCCATCAATGTCACGTCATTCAAAAAGCCCTCTAAGGTCAGTCGGGCAGCATATTCTGGTGCATCTGGGCCTCTATtgacgttgctgctgcttctggtCGCCATCTTGTTTTGCATCGGCAACTTTGGACTTGTCGAAGGCCTCAAGTGCCACATGTGTGGTGAATATAATGAGGGCGTCGGTTCCATAACACCCTGCTCCAACTACTCCAAGGAGATTGAGCATCTTTATCTTAAGGAGTGCAAGAAGAAGAGCGAGAAATTCTGTGTG AAATATGTAAGCGAATTGTCGACTGTGCGGGATTGTGCAACTGAATGCGTTGAGAAAG AAATATGGGAAACCCAAACCTATTGCTGCACAGAAGATGGCTGCAATTCTGGTGGTCATCTGAAGTATTCTATCGTATTGTTGACTATTCCGTTCTTCAACATAATCTGGTCAATTCTTCATAACTATTTAAAAGTGAGACGTTAA
- the LOC117791958 gene encoding chromobox protein homolog 1 has product MNSEDKHCLTPSEVGSDEDEEYFVEKIIHRRMHAGELEYLVKWKECSDEDNTWELAKNLNCPSLIDEFETQRQLKNMKRKAELVENALYQTKAKRLKIEAETVMSNAFDNGYEVEEILSAAKINGQILFLVKYLDLDQPETVSSKEAYAHVPQMVLKFYERHFRFRQHFLVKSSD; this is encoded by the coding sequence ATGAATTCGGAAGATAAACATTGCTTAACTCCTTCAGAAGTGGGCAGCGATGAAGATGAGGAATATTTTGTAGAAAAGATAATTCATCGTCGCATGCACGCAGGAGAACTGGAATATTTGGTTAAGTGGAAAGAATGTTCGGATGAGGACAATACCTGGGAGCTTGCAAAGAATCTGAACTGCCCATCATTAATTGATGAATTTGAAACGCAACGTCAATTGAAGAATATGAAACGTAAGGCCGAACTGGTAGAGAATGCTCTTTATCAAACTAAAGCAAAACGATTGAAAATTGAAGCAGAAACTGTAATGAGCAATGCTTTTGATAATGGATATGAAGTTGAAGAAATATTAAGTGCCGCGAAAATCAATGgacaaatattatttcttgttAAATATTTGGACTTGGATCAACCAGAAACTGTTTCATCAAAGGAAGCTTATGCACATGTACCTCAGATGGTACTTAAATTCTATGAGAGACACTTCAGATTCCGACAACATTTCTTAGTTAAATCAAGCGACTAA
- the LOC117791337 gene encoding chymotrypsin-2-like gives MLRVTGNLGTSVFLLLTILSVGVYAAPPIGRVVNGTDARVENYPFVVSLRGIRGDHSCGGSIISPEFVLTAAHCTYGLAPSLLSVQYGVTDISAKGPNVVAVKRIILHEAYNPYNPASNHANDISLLQVAVPFEFDYKTVAPVQLPALNFETPQLEEGGAGELIGWGLNATDGKMQTTLQQVPLKIYSDEECSRRHKLAANPRYHICGGVDEGGKGQCTGDSGGPLLFNGQQVGIVSWSVKPCGVAPYPGVFCKVANYIDWIERKLIANYK, from the exons ATGCTACGCGTAACGGGAAATCTAGGCACCTCGGTGTTCCTACTTCTTACGATTTTGAGCGTCGGAGTTTATGCTGCGCCTCCGATTGGTCGAGTGGTGAATGGCACGGATGCACGTGTGGAGAATTATCCCTTTGTG gtTTCATTGCGTGGTATAAGAGGTGATCATTCCTGCGGCGGCTCCATCATTTCACCAGAGTTTGTGCTGACAGCAGCTCATTGTACTTATGGACTCGCCCCCTCCCTACTCTCCGTGCAGTATGGCGTGACCGATATCAGCGCCAAGGGAcccaatgttgttgctgtcaagcGAATCATTCTGCACGAGGCCTACAATCCATACAACCCAGCTTCTAACCATGCCAATGATATTTCGTTGCTTCAGGTTGCGGTACCTTTTGAATTTGACTACAAAACTGTTGCTCCTGTTCAGTTGCCAGCGCTGAACTTCGAAACACCGCAACTGGAGGAGGGTGGAGCCGGAGAACTCATCGGTTGGGGATTGAATGCG ACGGACGGTAAAATGCAGACAACACTACAACAGGTTCCTCTGAAGATCTACTCCGATGAGGAATGCTCTCGACGTCATAAGTTAGCTGCTAATCCGCGTTATCACATTTGCGGAGGTGTTGATGAGGGCGGCAAGGGGCAATGCACCGGTGATTCTGGCGGTCCTCTCTTGTTTAACGGCCAGCAGGTTGGCATTGTCTCCTGGAGCGTCAAGCCATGCGGTGTGGCACCTTATCCTGGGGTTTTTTGCAAGGTCGCCAACTATATAGATTGGATTGAAAGAAAACTAATAgctaattacaaataa
- the LOC117791338 gene encoding chymotrypsin-2-like, which translates to MPRVTGTLGTTVLLLLTIASVGVYAAPPIGRVVNGTDARVENYPFVISLRGSTGSHSCGGSIISQQFVMTAAHCTDGRRPDQLSVQYGVTDISAKGPNVVGVKRIIQHEAYNPYNNYANDIALIQVAVPFEFDYKTVAPVQLPALNFATPQLAEGGAGELIGWGLNATGGKVQTTLQQVPLKVYSDEECSLRHRGATDPRYHICGGVDEGGKGQCSGDSGGPLLFNGQQVGIVSWSIKPCAVAPYPGVYCRVASYIDWIQKNQIILA; encoded by the exons ATGCCACGCGTAACGGGAACTCTAGGCACCACGGTGCTCCTACTTCTAACGATCGCCAGCGTCGGCGTTTATGCTGCGCCTCCGATTGGCCGAGTGGTGAATGGCACGGATGCGCGTGTGGAGAATTATCCCTTTGTG ATTTCGTTGCGTGGTTCAACTGGTTCACATTCCTGCGGTGGTTCCATCATCTCACAACAGTTTGTGATGACAGCGGCACATTGCACGGATGGACGCAGACCCGACCAACTATCCGTGCAATATGGCGTAACCGATATCAGCGCCAAGGGACCCAATGTTGTTGGTGTCAAGCGAATCATTCAGCACGAGGCCTACAATCCATACAACAACTATGCCAATGATATTGCATTGATTCAGGTTGCGGTACCTTTTGAATTTGATTACAAAACTGTTGCTCCTGTTCAGTTGCCAGCGCTTAACTTTGCCACACCGCAACTGGCGGAGGGTGGAGCCGGTGAACTCATCGGTTGGGGATTGAATGCG ACGGGTGGTAAAGTACAGACAACACTACAACAGGTTCCTCTAAAGGTCTACTCCGATGAGGAATGCTCTCTACGTCATAGGGGAGCCACCGATCCGCGTTATCACATTTGCGGAGGCGTCGATGAAGGCGGCAAGGGGCAATGCAGCGGTGATTCTGGCGGTCCTCTCTTGTTTAACGGCCAGCAGGTTGGCATTGTCTCCTGGAGCATCAAACCATGCGCTGTGGCACCTTATCCTGGAGTTTATTGCAGAGTCGCCAGCTATATAGACTGGATTCAGAagaatcaaattattttggcGTAG
- the LOC117792100 gene encoding serine/threonine-protein kinase ULK3, with translation MSLPRITDYEILEKLGSGSYASVYKARHKKQRTYHAIKYVEMSTLSQSSRDNLITEIRLLRDLKHKYIVTLQDFFWDDKNIYIVLEYCNAGNLSAFIRTKKALPETTCRYFLRQLAAAVQYMRANDISHFDLKPQNLLLTRGANNVSLKVADFGFAQHLKLGEINEQLKGSPLYMAPEIVRKHQYDAKADLWSVGVILYECLFGKAPYSSRTIEELLLRIKNAEPIVLPPNARISNECNDLLHRLLAHEPAERISFADFFAHPFLDLKTFPSEQTFKKAIDLVTQAVEHDEKNNCKEAYYLYCSALQYFVPLITEESDATRRQALRNRALAYMKRAEEIKNVIIEDEYKLLAQRNQSQKSALPSTTQPAGKVDPDSAAGTSQASSSRMMEMLEPDVRYKQLYALSSSSPSLKTGLEIGRQGELYLYERKLDAALESYTSALGILVPFVNNEPKGERRNLLLQQLEFWIKEAESIKSILSAKNLDEEEQKLSTFSIPRFPHFHLDIRPHIYLFLCIVINLINAV, from the exons ATGTCACTGCCGCGTATAACGGACTATGAAATACTCGAGAAGCTTGGATCGGGCAGTTATGCCTCTGTTTATAAAGCGCGTCATAAA AAGCAACGGACTTATCATGCTATCAAGTACGTGGAAATGTCCACACTATCACAAAGCTCGCGCGATAATCTAATTACGGAAATACGCCTCTTGCGTGACCTTAAACACAAGTACATTGTGACGCTTCAGGATTTCTTCTGGGATGACAA GaacatttatattgttttggaGTACTGTAACGCTGGCAACTTATCAGCCTTTATACGAACCAAGAAAGCTCTGCCGGAAACAACATGTCGTTACTTTCTGCGTCAATTGGCGGCTGCCGTACAATATATGAGAGCAAATGACATTTCGCATTTTGATCTCAAGCCGCAGAATCTTCTGCTGACTCGTGGCGCCAACAATGTCTCTTTAAAGGTTGCGGATTTCGG TTTTGCGCAACATCTGAAGCTGGGCGAAATTAATGAACAGCTGAAAGGATCTCCGCTTTACATGGCACCTGAAATAGTGCGAAAGCATCAGTACGATGCCAAGGCCGATCTCTGGAGCGTTGGCGTCATTCTATATGAGTGTCTGTTCGGCAAGGCGCCATACAGTTCGAGGACAATTGAGGAGCTGCTGTTGCGCATAAAAAATGCTGAACCAATTGTACTTCCACCAAATGCACGTATCAGCAACGAGTGCAACGACTTGTTGCACCGCCTTCTGGCACATGAGCCTGCGGAGCGCATTTCCTTTGCGGATTTCTTTGCACATCCGTTTCTAGATCTCAAAACATTTCCCTCGGAGCAGACATTTAAGAAGGCCATTGATTTGGTCACTCAGGCGGTGGAGCATGATGAGAAAAATAACTGCAAAGAGGCATATTATTTGTACTGCAGTGCATTACAGTATTTTGTACCTCTCATCACTGAGGAATCAGATGCTACTCGACGACAAGCGTTGCGCAATCGTGCTTTAGCGTACATGAAACGCGCCGAGGAAATCAAAAATGTCATTATTGAGGATGAGTACAAACTGTTGGCGCAACGCAACCAGAGTCAAAAGTCAGCACTGCCATCTACGACGCAGCCAGCTGGAAAAGTTGACCCCGACAGCGCGGCTGGAACCAGCCAAGCAAGCAGCTCACGCATGATGGAAATGCTTGAGCCGGATGTGCGATATAAGCAACTTT atGCGCTATCGAGTTCGAGTCCGTCCTTAAAGACTGGTCTGGAAATCGGGCGACAGGGCGAGCTATATCTCTATGAACGGAAACTGGATGCTGCCTTAGAGTCGTATACTTCTGCACTGGGCATTCTGGTGCCGTTTGTGAACAATGAACCGAAGGGAGAACGTCGCAATTTGTTGCTACAACAA CTGGAGTTCTGGATCAAAGAGGCCGAGAGcattaaaagcattttgaGCGCAAAGAATTTGGATGAGGAGGAGCAAAAGCTGTCCACG tTTTCCATTCCACGATTTCCACATTTTCACCTGGATATCAGACCACACATTTATTTGTTCTTATGCATtgtgattaatttaataaacgcTGTTTAG
- the LOC117790448 gene encoding uncharacterized protein LOC117790448 encodes MNYGRKTPSTYRSNPSVYSHATGRSSTNLHSKMSRSTRSVRIPWYQRPLLKNNQYIDIQKGAMLIGLFAVFLSLFTIATTIFDIYCYSMAAPGSTHYGYYIISYEFVYVGNKHVRNMLIVFALFSLILALINFVTSILLCVALRKEYERKVLPWLWTFAVFTVWRALALIFFAIVNDLYFAYNILMVLLWTIFCLFCIYGWAVVYSLFLELVDLTKLEDLAHLRMGTMASLHASTANSLAGSRPTTPHSTVSTMPVG; translated from the exons ATGAATTACGGCCGTAAAACGCCCTCGACCTATCGGTCAAACCCCTCGGTGTATTCCCACGCGACGGGAAG ATCCTCGACAAATTTACATTCGAAAATGTCGCGCTCGACACGCTCCGTGCGCATTCCTTGGTACCAGAGGCCCCTGCTCAAGAATAATCAGTATATTGACATCCAGAAAGGTGCCATGCTAATAGGATTGTTTGCAGTT TTTCTGTCACTCTTCACCATTGCCACCACCATCTTTGATATATACTGTTATTCTATGGCTGCTCCAGGCTCCACACATTATGGTTACTACATAATATCCTATGAGTTTGTTTATGTTGGAAACAAGCATG TGCGCAACATGCTAATTGTATTTGCCTTATTCTCACTAATCTTGGCGCTCATCAACTTTGTCACTAGCATTTTATTGTGCGTCGCTTTGCGCAAG GAATATGAACGAAAAGTGCTTCCCTGGCTGTGGACTTTTGCAGTCTTTACTGTTTGGCGCGCTTTGGCCCTTATCTTCTTTGCCATTGTTAATGATTTGTACTTTGCCTATAACATACTTATGGTACTGCTATGGACCATCTTTTGTCTGTTCTGCATATATGGTTGGGCCGTTGTCTATTCGCTCTTCCTGGAGCTGGTTGATCTGACAAAGCTGGAGGATCTGGCGCACTTGCGT ATGGGAACAATGGCCTCGCTTCATGCGTCCACAGCTAATTCATTGGCTGGCTCGCGTCCCACAACACCTCACAGCACTGTGTCAACAATGCCAGTGGGCTAG